Proteins from a genomic interval of Tenacibaculum sp. SZ-18:
- a CDS encoding OsmC family protein: protein MKKHNYKAQITWTGNEGSGTSKYNEYNRNHHIEIVEKYDAIKGSSDPSFLGDKTRYNPEDLFISSLSSCHMLWYLHLCSVNGIIVTKYIDNVIGIMEEAKDGSGKCTNVTLNPIVTITEASKIDLANELHKEANKMCFIANSCNFKIEHNPITISN from the coding sequence ATGAAAAAGCACAACTATAAAGCGCAAATTACTTGGACAGGCAATGAAGGTTCAGGAACCTCAAAATATAACGAATACAATAGAAATCATCATATTGAAATTGTTGAAAAGTATGATGCTATAAAAGGATCGAGTGATCCTTCATTCTTAGGAGATAAAACAAGATATAATCCGGAAGATCTTTTCATTTCTTCCTTATCTTCTTGTCATATGCTTTGGTATTTGCATTTATGTTCTGTAAATGGGATCATCGTAACGAAATATATTGATAATGTAATCGGAATAATGGAAGAAGCAAAAGATGGAAGCGGAAAATGCACAAACGTTACTTTAAATCCAATAGTTACTATTACGGAAGCCTCTAAAATAGATTTGGCAAATGAATTACATAAAGAGGCCAATAAAATGTGTTTTATAGCGAACTCATGTAATTTCAAAATTGAACATAATCCGATAACAATTTCAAATTAA
- a CDS encoding pyridoxamine 5'-phosphate oxidase family protein — MVEFEKTKLNRVKRGAKRAIYDEKKINEILDAGFIAQVGYIYDGYPISIPMAYARKDDKIYLHGSTANRMLKAILESSKTSINVMHLDGLVVARSGLHHSVNYRSVTLFGDLKEIKNNSNKTSILKNIVNQMISNHWDTLRPMHQKELDRTMVVEFTITSASAKIRAEGVNDEPEDYKLPHWAGIIPVKQKLEQPIPDKGYPLTIDVPEHIQVHYNRFK, encoded by the coding sequence ATGGTAGAATTCGAAAAAACAAAACTAAACAGAGTTAAGAGAGGTGCAAAAAGAGCTATTTATGATGAAAAAAAAATAAACGAAATTCTTGATGCGGGATTTATAGCTCAAGTTGGTTACATTTACGATGGTTATCCCATAAGTATTCCTATGGCTTACGCGAGAAAAGATGATAAAATTTATTTACATGGATCAACCGCAAACAGAATGCTTAAGGCTATTTTAGAATCTAGTAAAACATCTATTAATGTGATGCATTTAGATGGATTAGTGGTTGCTCGTTCCGGACTACATCACTCAGTTAATTATCGTTCTGTTACATTGTTTGGTGATTTAAAAGAAATAAAAAACAATAGTAACAAAACTAGCATTTTGAAAAACATTGTTAATCAGATGATTTCAAATCATTGGGATACACTGCGTCCAATGCATCAAAAAGAACTGGACAGAACAATGGTTGTCGAGTTCACAATTACCTCAGCTTCTGCCAAAATTAGAGCTGAAGGCGTAAATGATGAACCAGAGGATTATAAATTACCACATTGGGCAGGAATTATTCCTGTAAAACAAAAGTTAGAACAACCTATTCCAGATAAAGGTTATCCTTTAACTATAGATGTTCCTGAACATATTCAAGTTCATTACAACAGATTTAAATAA